The genomic region CAAATCAAGCGGCAAATGATTTCCTGTAAAATATCCGTAAAATGTTATTGAATCGCTTCATAACACATGGTATGATAAATGTAAGAAATTTAAGAGTCCTAAGGTGTTCGTAGGATACTCTACGTTTTGAGCCAACACTTTATAAGAGGGAGCTTGCAGTTCATAAATCGGAGTACATGCCTTTACAACTGAGGACGTATGAAGATTTAGACAGAGCACCCACCTGCGTGAGAGCAGGTTCAAAACTAAGTTTTTACGGCACAATTGGGACTCTTACCTATACATATTCGAAATCACCTAAGGGAAAACTTCTCTTAGTTTTTTTTATGTTGTAGTGGTTAAGGGGCGGAGTGCGCCAGCAGAGCTGATGCTTGATGAAGGAGGCTTACTCGCACCGCCTTTGATAGAAATCATTTGAGGGAGATTACCTTGATGAAGAGAAATTGTTTCAAGGAGAACGTAGTCCAAACTGTTTGCAAAACTTCCCTTTTATTTCTTACTATGGTATATTCAATTCCGAGTGTATTACGGAGAATAGAGGGTTTGGAAGGAGTTAACAGATGTTACATCAATTTTCTCGAAATGAATTGGCAATAGGCCATGATGGGCTAGATGTCTTAAAAAATAGTACGGTTGCAGTTTTGGGGATCGGAGGAGTAGGCTCATTTTCAGCTGAAGCATTAGCTCGGTCTGGGGTTGGTCGCCTCGTCCTCGTGGATAAAGATGATGTTGATATCACAAATGTCAATCGACAAGTCCATGCATTATTATCAACGGTAGGACAACCCAAAGTTGATTTAATGAAGGAACGAATTGCAGATATTAATCCAGACTGTGAGGTTATTGCTTTAAAGATGTTTTATACGGAAGAAACCTATGAGCAGTTTTTTGAATATGATCTTGATTTTGTTGTCGATGCAAGTGATACAATTTCCTATAAAATTCATTTGATGAAAGAGTGCCTTACACGAAACGTTCCGATTATCTCGAGCATGGGAGTAGCTAATAAAATGGATCCGACACGTTTAAGAATCGCCGACATT from Desertibacillus haloalkaliphilus harbors:
- a CDS encoding tRNA threonylcarbamoyladenosine dehydratase; this encodes MLHQFSRNELAIGHDGLDVLKNSTVAVLGIGGVGSFSAEALARSGVGRLVLVDKDDVDITNVNRQVHALLSTVGQPKVDLMKERIADINPDCEVIALKMFYTEETYEQFFEYDLDFVVDASDTISYKIHLMKECLTRNVPIISSMGVANKMDPTRLRIADISKTSYDPIAKVIRTKLRKQGIHKGINVVFSDEQPIKIREDIRKEIVPEEAENSPIRKAKMPPSSNAFVPSVSGLIMAGHVVTTLLKDIKIER